Below is a genomic region from Pseudomonas extremaustralis.
TGGTCACTGAGCGTGAATACGCCCTGGTGGACCAGGCATTGAAGACCATGCGCTTCAAGGTTGAGGAAAAGTCCCGGCACATGCGCTACAACCAGCGCGATCTCACCGACGCCGACTACCTGCAGGCCGACATTGAGCTGACCCGCGAGTCGGACAAGCTTGCGCACTCGCTGCAGCGCCTGGAAAGGCTGCGCATAAGCCACCTGAGCCTTGCCGACGTGTACGGCAGCGCCGCGCAATCGCCCGCCCTTGAAATCGCGTTGGCGCGCTGGAAGGACCAGCGCGAGAACACCCTGCAGGTGCAGATTGCAATGATCCCCGAGCCGGACCCGGCCGAAGAACTGTTTGCCAGCCTGGCCGACAAGCCTCGACCGCTGGACCTGGACTCGCTGATCTAGTGGTTGGGGTAAATCCCAGGCAAAAAAAAGGCCGCACCCTGCCAAGGAGACGGCCAAAAAATTGTCGAGGCTTTTGACACTAACGGGCGGTAATCACCGACAGCTTGGTAATCCCCGCGCGCTCGATAGACGCCATGGCTCGCGCCACTTCGCCGTAGTTCACACCATCATCGGCCTGCAGTTGCACCCGCACATCGGGGTCCTTGGCCTTGGCCGCCTGCAGGTTGAATTCCAGCAGGTCCGGCTGGATTTCGTCCTTGTTGATAAACAGTTTGCCGGCGCCGTCGATACTTACCACCAGCGGGTCTTTCTGCTCCACCGGGGCCACGGCTTCGGTCTTGGGCAGGTTGATCGGGATCGCGTTGGTCAACAACGGCGCGGTGACGATAAACACCACCAGCAGCACCAGCATCACGTCCACCAGCGGCGTGACGTTGATCTCGCTCAGCACCTCATCGCTGTCTTGGGTCGAGAAGGCCATTTCAGGACGCCTCCTTCACTTTTTGCGGGTTGCCGGCCGTGGTTTTGTTCAGCGCCGGGTGCAGCAGCACGCGGAACGAGTTTTTCTGCGCCAGGCTGTAGAAGTCGTGGGCAAAGTCATCGAGGTCGGCAGCCGTCAGCTTCAAGCGACGCAGGAAATAGTTGTAGACCAGCACTGCCGGCACGGCGACGGCGATCCCCACACCGGTCGCCACCAGAGCGGCACCGATCGGGCCGGCCACGGTTTCCAGGCTGGCGGAACCGGCCGCGCTGATCCCCTTCAGCGCCTCCATGATGCCCCACACGGTGCCGAACAGGCCGATAAACGGCGAAGTACTGCCGATACTGGCGACCACGGCCAGGCCGGTTTCCAGGGAGCGGCGCTCACGCACGATCTGCTGGCGCAGGGCGCGTTCGAGGCGGTCCTGGTGATTGATGGCCTGGCTCAGATCGGCAGCGTGCGGCGCCTCACCGACCTGGATCGCGGCGTAACCGGCCTGGGCCACACGGGCGGCGGCGCCCGGCTCGGTTTCGGTCAGTTCGGCGGCCGAGTCGAGGCTGGACGCCGCCCAGAAACGTTTATGGAACCTGCGATCCTGAGCCTTGAGGCGACTGAACTGCACCCCCTTGAGCAGGGCCAGGCCCCAGGTGGCGACCGAAAAGACCACCAGCAGCCAGATCACCGCGCTTTCGATGGATTCAAGTGGAGATGCTAATGCCATGATGTTTTCCCTCTGTGCAGGTCGCGGCGTGTGCACCACACCGCAGCCGAATAATTAGTGAATCTTGAAGTCGATCGGCACGCTGACCCAGCCGTCCTGAGCCACATCGCCCTGCTTGGCCGGCACGAAGCTCCAACGCTTCACGGCAGTCAGGGCGGCGTCGTCGAGTTGCTGGCGACCGCTGCTCTTCTGGATCTGGATCTCACCCGGCTTGCCGCTGGCCAGTACATGCACCCGCAACAACACTGTGCCTTCCCAACCGCGACGCTGAGCCAGTGACGGATACTCCGGCGCCGGGTTCTTCAGGTATGCAGCGTTGGCCGAAGCAGGCGTCACCGGGGCGGGCGCCGGTGATGCGGCCGGCGCGGGAGCCGGGGGTGCCGGCGTCGGCGGCGCGGGCGGTTGCTCGACGGCCTTGGGCGCGGGCTTCGGCTCAGGCTTGGGCACGGGCTTCGGCTTGGGCTTTGGAATCGGTTTGGGTGGCGCCGGCTTGGCGGCCAACTCATCCACCACCGGCGGCGGTGGCTCGACCACGGGCGGCGGTGGTGGTGGCTGCACCGGCGGTGGCGGTTGCACCACCGGCGGTGCCGGCTGGGAAAACTCGATGGTCATCGGCGGAATTTCCGGCGGCACGATCGGCAGCACAACGGTCGGCTTCTGGCTCACCCAATAAATCACCGCACCGTGCAGGGCCAACACCAGCAAGCCCAGCAGAATCCCCTCGCGGTGGCTCGAAAAGCGCTTGGGGGTTTTCTGCAAACGCAACTGCCCCAACGGCGCGCGATGCGGCCGGCCAAGGTCGACCAACTCACCACCCGGTGCCTGGCGCCACTGCGCCTCGTGTGCACTGGCGGTGGTCTGGACATTGCCCATTGATTCACTCCCTACGGTTTTGAAACAAAAAACCGACAGACCGGCCAAAGCGGCTGTCGAGGTCTGAATCATCGGGGTCAGACGCTTATTTCTTAAAGTAATCTTTAAAGTTATACATAGACCTAAACCGAATAAACGAAACACCCACAGACGCCAACGCCATGTCCTGCGTGGGCTGGCGCCGAGGCGCGATTTTTCGATGCTTTCCAGGCATAAAAAATATTCGGCAAAGGCATGGCTCAGAGCGGGTTATTCGCGCACAAATCGAGCAATTGGCGTTGCAAACGCTGTCCCCGCGCCGCCTAGAAGTCATAGCGTCCGGTGACGCCCAATGTGCGAGGCGCGCCCAACAGCCCTTCATAACCGCCATTCCCACCGGTCCACAGGGTGGTGTAGTAGGTTTTATCGAAGGCGTTTTTCAGCCACAACGACACATCCCATTGCCCTTGCTCATAGTTGCCGCGCAAGCCGGTGGACAGGTTGACCACCGCGTAGGCCGGAATCTGCCCGTAGTCGGAATCCTCGACCGTACCCACCGCCTTGGAGCGGAAGGCATAGCTGGCGGTGACGTAGGGCTCTAAGCCGTTATCCAGGTTCCACTTGTATTCGCCGTTGGCGTTGGCGATCCACTTCGACGCACCGACCACTTGATGGCCGCTCAGGTCGCAGGAAGCTGGCGCACCAGGGCGCAGGCTGATTTCCGGCGGGCATGGGGCATCTTTATAAGACAGGTAGGTGACGTCGTTAAACGAGCCATTGAGGTTCAATGTCAGGCCCCTGATCGGCACCCAGGTGCTTTCCACTTCAACCCCACGCGAGCGCACAGAGCCGGCATTCGTCAGGTACTGCACGCGGTTGTCCTGGTCGTAGGCGTTGGTCTGATAGCCGTTGACCTGGGTCCAGAACAGGTTGGCATTGAGTTGCAGGCGCCGGTCCCACAACGTGCTTTTGAAACCCAACTCGGCGTTGTTCGCGCGCTCGGTACCCACCAGCAACGAGTCGGCCCCGGCCATCGGTGCGGACCCCACTGCCAGGTTGATCCCGCCGGACTTTTCGCCATGGGACAAGGTCGCGTAGCCCAGCAGGTTTTCATTGAAGCGATAGCTGAGGTTCAACAAACCGGAAGGGCTGGTGCTGTACTGGTTGAGGTCGCCGGAATCATAGGCACCGGTGCGTCCCCGTCGGGCCGTCGCGGCGGCGCCCGTGACAGCCGCACCGCCCACGGGACTGTCGCGGGTGACCCAGGCGCTTTTTTCTTCGTAGGTGCCACGCACACCGGCGGTGAAGTCCAGGCGCTCGGTCAGGTGCCAGGTGCCTTGGGCAAACAGGGCAAAACTGTCAGTGCGGATGTGCCCGTTACCAACGCTGCTGACATTGGCCAGGGCGCCGGTGGGCGTGCCGTTCCAGATATCGGCCTGGGGCCCGTAATAGGCGAAGGATTTGTTATCCAGCGAGTTGCCGAAGTAGTAGGCGCCGAGTACGTAATCGAAGAAACCACCGGTGGGCGAGGCCAGGCGGAATTCCTGGGACCACTGTTTGTCCTCCACCGACACACCGGCGTTATACGACGCCGGCACGTTGAGGCCGTCATCGTTGCGCGGGGTGAAGTTCCAGAAGCGATAGGAGCTGACCGACGTCAAGGTGAAGTCACTCGGCAGCGTCCAATTGGCCTCCAGGGACGTGCCGCCCTGGAACACGGTGACGTGCTGGTCGTTGTCCAGGTTGACCTTGCGATGGGTGCCATCGACCAGCGTTGCCCCCGCCGCATTCGCCCGCGACTCGTACAGATTAGTGCCATTGATGGTCGGCCCGGTGCTGTACAGGACGCGGGTACCGGCGCTGGAATCTTCTTCGTTGTAGTCGCCGATCCAGCGCAGGTTGAACGCTTCGCTGGGCTTGTACAGCAGTTGCCCGCGAAAGCCCTGGCGTGAACCACCGTTGAGATCGTGGCCGTCGTACTCATTCTTGATGTCACCGTCGTTACGCGTGCGGTAGGCCGAAAAACGCCCCGCCAGCTCATCGGTGAGCGGGCCGGAAATCGTGCCCTTGGTCTGGAAGTACCCATCCTCGCCCAGGGAGGTTTCGATGCTGCGCTCCGGGGTGAAACTCGGCGCTCGGGTACTGATATTGATCACCCCGGCGGTGGTGTTCTTGCCGAACAATGTGCCTTGCGGCCCCCGCAGGACCTCCAGCTGTTCGATGTCCATCAGGTCGAACACTGCCATGCCCGGCCGCCCGAGGTAGACGTTGTCGATATACAGCCCCACGCTGCCCTCCAGGCCGTCACTGGCCGGGTTGTTGCCGAGGCCGCGAATCGACACGCTGGACTGGCGTGCATGCATATAGGCGACGTTGACGCTGGGCACCAACTGCTGCAAATCCTGGATCCGGTAGACCCGCTGGCTTTCCAGCGCCTGGCCACCGATCACGCTCATGGGGGTCGGCACGTCCTGGGCGCTTTCGGTACGTCGCCGGGCCGTCACCGTGACGGTTTCAAGTTGGCCGCTGGCACTCTCGCCTTCAGGCGCGGGCGGGGTTGCCTCGGCCGCATGGCTGGACGACCAACTGGCGCTGCCGGCCAGCAACAACGCCACAGGCAGGCGCTTGAGCCTCCAGGGCAAGCAAGGTACAGGGGACTTCAACAGACTCATAAGCGACTCCAGAACCAGGAAATATCCATCAACCCATATTCCATTAGGTTATTTATTTATGTTTTATCAAACATTTACTGCATAAGAGATAGCATTTATAAGGAGTCGACCTAATGCATAGCCAATGCATTTCCCCGATATTTTTGATGTGAAAAATGCATATCGATTTGCGCCAACTTCGTCACTTCATCGCGCTGGCCGATCAACGCAGTTTTGTTGCGGCGGCATTGACCGTGAACCTGTCGCAATCGGCGTTCAGTCGCAGCATCCAGGCCTTGGAACACAGCGCCGGATGCCAGTTGGTGGATCGCGGCCGCAAGGATCTGGCACCGACCAAACAAGGCCAGGTCCTGTTGGAGCATGCCCGGCGCCTGGTGAGCGGGGCGCAGCAACTGGCCAACGAGATCAGTCAGTTCAATGGCCTGGAAGCCGGCGAGGTGCGCTTCGGTTGCGGCCCGGCGCCGGCGGCCGGGCTGATCCCTCGTGCCATCGGCAGTTTTATCGGGCGCTACCCCAAGGCCCGGGTGCAATTTCAGGTGGATGACTGGCAAAGCCTGAGCAAACGCCTGCTGAGCGAGGAGTTCGAATTTTTCGTCGCCGACACGCGCCACTTCGAAGCCAACCCGGACTACCACACCCATCGCCTGCGCCCCCGCCGCTGGTATTTCTGTTGCCGTGCCGGCCACCCGCTGGACCGCCGCGACAGCGTGAGCGCCGCCGAACTGATGAGCTATCCGCTGGCCGTGACCATCCGCCCGCCGAACCTGCGCAAAGTCATCGTCGACCTCAGCGGCCGGCCCGATTACCTGCCGAATGTCGAGTGCGAGAACGGCTATAGCCTGATGGGGGTGGTGTTGCGCTCGGACGCCATCGGCATCGTCAGTGCCAACAGCGATGTGCTGCACATGGCACGGCGCGAACTGGTGTGCTTAAGGATCGAGGGCCTGGCGGAAGATCTGGAGGAGCGCTATACCCGCTACGGCATCGTAAGTCGCGCCGGGTATCGCTTATCGCCGCTAGCGGAGGCAATGATCGAGCAGATCAAGCAGGTCGATGAGCAGGATGAAGACGTATACACACTGGAGAACGTCGCCATTTGAGCCATGCACCGAGTGCATGAAACCCAGTCTCCAAATGCACTTGCCAGTCCCCCTTCGAACGGCGAAAAACCTCTTCTGTCCTCCGTTCGGTGAAGCCCCATGTCTCAAACCCAACCCGTACGCAATGTGCTGTACATCATGTGCGACCAACTGCGCCGCGATTACCTGTCGTGCTACGGCCACGCCCATTTGCAGACGCCGAATATCGACCGCCTCGCGGCCGCCGGTGTGCGATTCAGCCGCGCTTACACCCAGGGCACCATTTGCGGCCCTTCGCGGATGTCGGCCTATACCGGACGCTATGTCAGCAGCCACCAAGTGGCGTGGAACGCCGTGCCGCTGCCCCTGGAAGAACTGACCATCGGTGATTACCTGCGCCCCCACGGCATCCGCACCGCGCTGGTGGGGAAAACCCACGCCACGCCGAACCTTGATGCATTGCAGCGCTTGAATATCGACCCCGACAGCACCCAGGCACAACCGTTGAACGAGGTCGGCTTCGAGGCTTATGTGCGTCACGACGGCCTCTATCCCGACAGCCCGCTATTCGACGATAAACGCGAGTCCGCGCCCTACACGCACTACCTGCGCGAGCAAGGCTATACCGGCACCAACCCGTGGCATGAATGGGCCAACGCCGCCGAAGGTGAGAACGGCGAAGTGCTCAGCGGCTGGCACATGCGCAACGCCGGGCTGCCTGCACGGGTAGCTGAAGAACATTCGGAAACGGTCTACACCACCGACCGCGCCATCGACTTTATCCGGGAGCAGGCCGGGCAGCCGTGGTGCCTGCACCTGTCCTATATCAAACCGCACTGGCCTTACATCGCCCCGGCGCCGTATCACGCGTTATATGGCGTGGAGCATATCCAGGCCCCGATTCAACCTGGGCAAGCCAGCGATCATCCGGTTTACCAGGCATTTCGCCAACATCAGGAGAGCCTCAACTTCGCCCGCGACGAAGTGCGGCTGACGGTGATTCCGACGTACATGGGCCTGATCAAACAGATCGACGATCAACTCGGGCGGCTGTTCGATTTTCTGCAAAGCAACGACCGCTGGGATGACACGCTGATCGTGTTCACCAGCGACCATGGCGACTTCCTCGGCGACCATTTCCTCGGCGAAAAAGAATTCTTGCTGGAGCCTGCCGTGGGCATTCCATTGATCGTGCGCGACCCGCGCCCCAGTGCAGATATCAGCCGTGGCACGGTGGATGAGCGTCTGGTGGAAACCATTGATGCGCTGCCGACGTTCCTCGACGCGCTGGGCCTGCCCGCTGCCGAGCATCGCCTGGAAGGTCGTTCGCTGATCCCGCTGTTACACAGCGAACACAGTGCCTGGCGCCGCTACGCCATCGCCGAATACGACTACGCCTTCCAGGCCCCCGCTCGTGAGCGCCTGGGGCAGCCTATTGATCGTTGCCGCATGACCATGGTGTGCAGCGAGCGCTGGAAGTACCTTGCGTACGACGGCTTCCGCCCACAGTTGTTCGACCTGGAAAATGACCCACAGGAATTGCACGATCTGGGCGCCGATCCGGCGTATGCCCAAGTGCGCGAAACGCACCTGGGTTATCTGTTCGAATGGCTGCGCGGACTGAAGCGGCGCACCACCATCAGCCACACGGAGATCAATGTGCGTGGCCAACGGTTTCGCTACGGTGAGCCGCAAGCGGAGAAGATCGTGCAGATCGGGGTGTGGTGATCACAGCCCCTTGATGGTTTGACTGCGCTGCCCCTGCACGCCGACCGGCACATCGCCCTTGAGCGTCACCCTACGCACGATGCGCTCCTGGGTGCCGTAGTCATCCACGGCGTAGTGCTGGGTGGCGCGATTGTCCCAGATCGCCACGTCGCCGGTGCTCCAGCGCCAGCGCACGGTATTTTCCAGGCGGGTGACGTAGCCTTGCAGCAGGTTGAACAGCTGCGCGGAGTCGGCCAGGGAGTAGCCTTTCAGGCGCTTGACGAAATGCCCCAGCAACAAGGTTTTCTCACCACTGACCGGGTGCACCCGCACCACCGGGTGTTCGGTTTCGTACACCGTGGAAGTGAACACCTGGCGGTATTCCTCCAGCTTCTCCAACGACACATCGGGCTTGCGCGCGGCATAGTCGTATTCGTTGCTGTGCACCGCCCACAGGGTGTCGGCCAGTGCACGCAGCTCGATGCTGAGGTCGTTATAGGCACTGGAGGTGTTGGCCCAGACCGTATCGCCACCTGACTTCGGCGCCAGCACCGACCGCAGGATCGAGGCTTTCGGGTAAGCGTCGACAAACGTCACGTCGGTGTGCCAGGAATTGGCCCGCTGGCCGCGCGTGCCGTCGAGTTCCATCAGGAAGCGCGTGCCGTCGCGCACCGGTACCGTCGGGTGCGCAATCGGCTCGCCGAGCAGATGGGCGAAGGCTTCCTGGCTCTGGTCGTCAAGGTGGGCCTGCTCGCGGAAGAAGATCACTTTGTACTGCACCAGCGCTTGCTGGATGGCTTCGACGGTGGCGGCGTCCAGCCCACCCGACAGTTTGATGCCACGGATCTCGGCACCGATACGACCGGCCACCGGATGAATGTCCAAAGCCTGGGCGATGGGTTGAACGGCTAATACGGCATTGCTCATAGTGATGACCCTCATGTGCCTGCTGATGGTGGGAATGCGTTCCGGCAACGCTCTATGCATATGCATTTTAGATCTAGCAAATTAACCAATGCTTCGTTGACGGAATAAGAGCTTGCATTTAAAACCGCAGCTCCCTCGGTCGCAAATGCCTTCGACCTATTTTTAAGATGCCGGGAAAGCATATGGATCTTCGCCAACTGCGGTACTTCATCGCCCTTAACGAACACCGCAGTTTCGTTCGCGCGGCGGACGCCATGGGCATCACCCAACCGGCTTTCAGCCGCAGTATCCAGGGGCTGGAACAAGAGTTCGGCTGCGTGCTGGTCGACCGCGGCAACAAGGATCTGCGCCCCACGCCCGAAGGCCAGGTGGTGCTGCAACATGCCTTGAGCCTGGTACATGGCGCGGCCTTATTGAGCAGTGAAGTGACACGCATGACCAAGCTCGATGCCGGTGACCTGCGCTTCGGCTGCGGCCCGGCACCGGCGGTGAAACTGGTGCCCGATGCGGTGGCGCGCTTTATCACCGCCCACCCGAAAATCCGCACCAGTTTTCAGGTGGATAACTGGGAAAAACTCAGCCGCGCCCTGAGCCGTGAAGAAATCGAGTTCTTTATCGCCGACATCCGCCAGTTCGAGGCCGACCCGAACTTCCAGACCCGCGCGCTGACCCCCAAGCGCGGCGTGTTTTTCTGCCGGCCCGGGCACCCACTGCTGGCCAAGGACAGCCTGTCGACCAACGACATGTTCGACTACCCGCTGGCGTCGCCGCTGATTTCCCAGGGCGTTCGCAAGCTGCTGGCCAACCTGAGCGGGCGCGTGGATTTTTCACCGAGTATCCAGACCGAGCATTTCCCCACGCTGGTGAAAATCGTGCTGCAGTCCAATGCCATTGGCGTAGGCACCGAAGAAGCGTTCGCCGAAGACATCGCCCAGGGTTCGCTGGCGCTGCTGCACTGGCGCAACCTGCCGCAGAACATGGAAACCATGAGCGCTCGATGCGGCATCGTCAGCCGCACCGGGTCGCGCCTGTCGCCAGCGGCGAAGGCAATGATCGAGACGTTGGTGGAGGTGGACCGCCAGGCTGTCAGCCTGGCGGTGTAACCGTGCCTAGAGCCCCGCCGCTGAAAGGTTCGGGGCCACCCAATCACTCACCTGGAACGACTTGCGAATCAGCCGCTCCTTGGAGGCCAGGTCCACTGAATCCTGCAATTTTCCGAGGAATACCGGGTCTAGGGTCGACGGGAACAACGCGCTGAGTTTCTCGTTTTTCAAATCGTTGCTCAGGATCACCGGTGGATAACTGGCCAGCCCGGCGACGAGATCAATATAGGCCTGCTTGTTGTTGTCGTCGGTCAACCATTGCACCGCCTGCTGCGGGACCTTGAGCAGTTGGGTGATGATTTCGGGATGCTCGTCGACAAACTTGCCACTGCCCACCAGCACCGACTGCACGCTACCTGCGCCACCGAGGTCCTTGGTGGTCAGCGGGATTTCGGCCAGGCCCTTGGCTTGCAATGCGTTCAGGTTCGCGCCGCCCCACGTCGCATCAATCTGCTTGGCCGCCAATGCTGCGCCGGCGGCGTTGAAGTCCAGATTGATGACTTTGAGGTCCTTTTCACTCAAGCCCTGGCTGGCTAACGCACTGTCAAACGACAGTTGGCTGGCCGTGCCACGGAACACCGCGACACGCTTGCCCTTGAGGTCCTGCAAAGTCTTGATACCGGAACCCGGCACCACGCCGAGGTACTGTTTTATGTCGCGCGCCGAGGCACTGAGCAATCGGGTGTCGAGGCCATTGGAGCGGCCGATGATCGCTGCCAGATCGCCCAGGTACGCCAGGTCCACCTGGCCATTGGCGAACGCTTCGTTGATCACGGGGCCGGCGCCCTTGAAGTAATTCCATTGAATCTTGATGCCCTGGTCGGCAAAGGCCTTCTCAAAGATCTGCTGCTGGCGCAACACATCGGTGATACCGCCACCGCTGTGCTGGCTGCCGGCGCTGAGGTCGGGCACGGCGATGCGGATTTCCTTGAGGTCGGCCGCCTGTACCAGCCCGGCCAGGGCGGTGCCCGCGAGCAAGGTGATCAGACGTTTGAAGGGCAGTTTCATAAGCGCAGCTCCTGATGGGCGACGGTCGCCTGGGGAGACAGAAAGTACGCACAGCCTGATAAAAACTTTAAATACTATAAATTCACAATTTAATAACTTTTAGAACTATGCGAATCAAAACGCCGGGCCCAGAGGGTTATGCATAAACAGCATCGAAAATATTCTCGGAATGCATTGGATGCGTGCTGTGCCCAGGCTTTAAATGGTCTCCCTTATCCCTTAATAGTCTTGATTGTTATTTTGTAAGATCGAAATCACATAACGCCCTCGACGACAACGGAGGTCCTCCATGGCCCGAATTTCACTTTTGAGCCTGCCTCTTGCGGCCCCCGCCAGGGGCGCCGCGCTGCGCGGGTCGAACCTGGGTGAACGCCTGTTGCCGTGGCTGCTGCCGCTGGCGCTATTTGCGCTGTGGTGGCTGGCCAGCCGCAATCACTGGATGAGCGAGCAAATTCTGCCGCCACCCTCCCTGGTGTGGAGCAGCGCCGTGGAACTGGCGGGTGGCGAGCTGTGGAGTCACTTGGCG
It encodes:
- a CDS encoding ExbD/TolR family protein; translation: MAFSTQDSDEVLSEINVTPLVDVMLVLLVVFIVTAPLLTNAIPINLPKTEAVAPVEQKDPLVVSIDGAGKLFINKDEIQPDLLEFNLQAAKAKDPDVRVQLQADDGVNYGEVARAMASIERAGITKLSVITAR
- a CDS encoding MotA/TolQ/ExbB proton channel family protein, which codes for MALASPLESIESAVIWLLVVFSVATWGLALLKGVQFSRLKAQDRRFHKRFWAASSLDSAAELTETEPGAAARVAQAGYAAIQVGEAPHAADLSQAINHQDRLERALRQQIVRERRSLETGLAVVASIGSTSPFIGLFGTVWGIMEALKGISAAGSASLETVAGPIGAALVATGVGIAVAVPAVLVYNYFLRRLKLTAADLDDFAHDFYSLAQKNSFRVLLHPALNKTTAGNPQKVKEAS
- a CDS encoding energy transducer TonB; protein product: MGNVQTTASAHEAQWRQAPGGELVDLGRPHRAPLGQLRLQKTPKRFSSHREGILLGLLVLALHGAVIYWVSQKPTVVLPIVPPEIPPMTIEFSQPAPPVVQPPPPVQPPPPPPVVEPPPPVVDELAAKPAPPKPIPKPKPKPVPKPEPKPAPKAVEQPPAPPTPAPPAPAPAASPAPAPVTPASANAAYLKNPAPEYPSLAQRRGWEGTVLLRVHVLASGKPGEIQIQKSSGRQQLDDAALTAVKRWSFVPAKQGDVAQDGWVSVPIDFKIH
- a CDS encoding TonB-dependent receptor, whose product is MSLLKSPVPCLPWRLKRLPVALLLAGSASWSSSHAAEATPPAPEGESASGQLETVTVTARRRTESAQDVPTPMSVIGGQALESQRVYRIQDLQQLVPSVNVAYMHARQSSVSIRGLGNNPASDGLEGSVGLYIDNVYLGRPGMAVFDLMDIEQLEVLRGPQGTLFGKNTTAGVINISTRAPSFTPERSIETSLGEDGYFQTKGTISGPLTDELAGRFSAYRTRNDGDIKNEYDGHDLNGGSRQGFRGQLLYKPSEAFNLRWIGDYNEEDSSAGTRVLYSTGPTINGTNLYESRANAAGATLVDGTHRKVNLDNDQHVTVFQGGTSLEANWTLPSDFTLTSVSSYRFWNFTPRNDDGLNVPASYNAGVSVEDKQWSQEFRLASPTGGFFDYVLGAYYFGNSLDNKSFAYYGPQADIWNGTPTGALANVSSVGNGHIRTDSFALFAQGTWHLTERLDFTAGVRGTYEEKSAWVTRDSPVGGAAVTGAAATARRGRTGAYDSGDLNQYSTSPSGLLNLSYRFNENLLGYATLSHGEKSGGINLAVGSAPMAGADSLLVGTERANNAELGFKSTLWDRRLQLNANLFWTQVNGYQTNAYDQDNRVQYLTNAGSVRSRGVEVESTWVPIRGLTLNLNGSFNDVTYLSYKDAPCPPEISLRPGAPASCDLSGHQVVGASKWIANANGEYKWNLDNGLEPYVTASYAFRSKAVGTVEDSDYGQIPAYAVVNLSTGLRGNYEQGQWDVSLWLKNAFDKTYYTTLWTGGNGGYEGLLGAPRTLGVTGRYDF
- a CDS encoding LysR family transcriptional regulator; the protein is MHIDLRQLRHFIALADQRSFVAAALTVNLSQSAFSRSIQALEHSAGCQLVDRGRKDLAPTKQGQVLLEHARRLVSGAQQLANEISQFNGLEAGEVRFGCGPAPAAGLIPRAIGSFIGRYPKARVQFQVDDWQSLSKRLLSEEFEFFVADTRHFEANPDYHTHRLRPRRWYFCCRAGHPLDRRDSVSAAELMSYPLAVTIRPPNLRKVIVDLSGRPDYLPNVECENGYSLMGVVLRSDAIGIVSANSDVLHMARRELVCLRIEGLAEDLEERYTRYGIVSRAGYRLSPLAEAMIEQIKQVDEQDEDVYTLENVAI
- a CDS encoding alkaline phosphatase family protein translates to MSQTQPVRNVLYIMCDQLRRDYLSCYGHAHLQTPNIDRLAAAGVRFSRAYTQGTICGPSRMSAYTGRYVSSHQVAWNAVPLPLEELTIGDYLRPHGIRTALVGKTHATPNLDALQRLNIDPDSTQAQPLNEVGFEAYVRHDGLYPDSPLFDDKRESAPYTHYLREQGYTGTNPWHEWANAAEGENGEVLSGWHMRNAGLPARVAEEHSETVYTTDRAIDFIREQAGQPWCLHLSYIKPHWPYIAPAPYHALYGVEHIQAPIQPGQASDHPVYQAFRQHQESLNFARDEVRLTVIPTYMGLIKQIDDQLGRLFDFLQSNDRWDDTLIVFTSDHGDFLGDHFLGEKEFLLEPAVGIPLIVRDPRPSADISRGTVDERLVETIDALPTFLDALGLPAAEHRLEGRSLIPLLHSEHSAWRRYAIAEYDYAFQAPARERLGQPIDRCRMTMVCSERWKYLAYDGFRPQLFDLENDPQELHDLGADPAYAQVRETHLGYLFEWLRGLKRRTTISHTEINVRGQRFRYGEPQAEKIVQIGVW
- a CDS encoding TauD/TfdA dioxygenase family protein, with protein sequence MSNAVLAVQPIAQALDIHPVAGRIGAEIRGIKLSGGLDAATVEAIQQALVQYKVIFFREQAHLDDQSQEAFAHLLGEPIAHPTVPVRDGTRFLMELDGTRGQRANSWHTDVTFVDAYPKASILRSVLAPKSGGDTVWANTSSAYNDLSIELRALADTLWAVHSNEYDYAARKPDVSLEKLEEYRQVFTSTVYETEHPVVRVHPVSGEKTLLLGHFVKRLKGYSLADSAQLFNLLQGYVTRLENTVRWRWSTGDVAIWDNRATQHYAVDDYGTQERIVRRVTLKGDVPVGVQGQRSQTIKGL
- a CDS encoding LysR family transcriptional regulator, which codes for MDLRQLRYFIALNEHRSFVRAADAMGITQPAFSRSIQGLEQEFGCVLVDRGNKDLRPTPEGQVVLQHALSLVHGAALLSSEVTRMTKLDAGDLRFGCGPAPAVKLVPDAVARFITAHPKIRTSFQVDNWEKLSRALSREEIEFFIADIRQFEADPNFQTRALTPKRGVFFCRPGHPLLAKDSLSTNDMFDYPLASPLISQGVRKLLANLSGRVDFSPSIQTEHFPTLVKIVLQSNAIGVGTEEAFAEDIAQGSLALLHWRNLPQNMETMSARCGIVSRTGSRLSPAAKAMIETLVEVDRQAVSLAV
- a CDS encoding ABC transporter substrate-binding protein, coding for MKLPFKRLITLLAGTALAGLVQAADLKEIRIAVPDLSAGSQHSGGGITDVLRQQQIFEKAFADQGIKIQWNYFKGAGPVINEAFANGQVDLAYLGDLAAIIGRSNGLDTRLLSASARDIKQYLGVVPGSGIKTLQDLKGKRVAVFRGTASQLSFDSALASQGLSEKDLKVINLDFNAAGAALAAKQIDATWGGANLNALQAKGLAEIPLTTKDLGGAGSVQSVLVGSGKFVDEHPEIITQLLKVPQQAVQWLTDDNNKQAYIDLVAGLASYPPVILSNDLKNEKLSALFPSTLDPVFLGKLQDSVDLASKERLIRKSFQVSDWVAPNLSAAGL